The Pseudomonas aeruginosa genome includes the window CTGACCGTTTCCTCGGCGCTGCGCGCCCTGGCGAAGCCGGCTTCGAGCAACGCCGCGTACTGGCCGATCCCGGCCAGGTAGAGTTCGCCATGGATGCGTTCCTTGTTGTCGAAATGGTGGTAGAGGCTACCGATGCTCGCTCCGGAACGGTCGCGGATCATCTCGATGGTGGTGGCGTCTACGCCATGCTCGCTGAAGCAGGCCAGGGCGGCCTGGAGAATCTCGTCTTTGCGGGAAGAACGGCCCATGTCGGTCCTTGTCGTTAATCGTCGAAACGCTGACTAGAATATTTTTCTAGAATAAATTTCTAACCTTCGTATACTGCCCCGGTGCGCACACATCTTCAATCCTGAAACGCCCGGAGTTTTCCATGAGTCAGATGATGCAGATGTACCAGCAGGTCGGCCCGGCCCAGTTCAGCGCCATGATCGGCCAGTTCGCACCCTATTTCGCCAGCATCGCCCCGCAGTTCGTCGAACTGCGTCCCGGCTATGCCGAAGTCACCTTCCCCAAGCGCCGCGAGGTGCTGAACCATATCGGCACGGTGCATGCCATCGCCCTGTGCAATGCCGCCGAACTGGCCGCCGGGACCATGACCGACGCCTCGATTCCCGCCGGCCATCGCTGGATTCCGCGCGGCATGACCGTCGAGTACCTGGCCAAGGCCACTGGCGACGTGCGCGCGGTGGCCGACGGCAGCCAGATCGACTGGCAAGCCACCGGCAACCTGGTGGTGCCGGTGGTCGCCTATGTCGACGACAAGCCGGTATTCCGCGCCGAGATCACCATGTACGTCAGCCAGGCCTGACCGCCAAGGCGCCCCGGCCGTGCTTTCGGCCGGCTGGAGGCGCCCTGGCGGCCAGCTCTATTCTCGAAGCCATGAGCAGACCACGGAGACCGGCATGAACCCTCCGCAACCACGCCTCATCGATAACGGCAACGGCCATCCGCTGGCCAGCCATTGGTACCGGCCTGCCGGGGAGCCGCGCGGCTATCTCCTGATCGTCCC containing:
- a CDS encoding hotdog fold domain-containing protein is translated as MSQMMQMYQQVGPAQFSAMIGQFAPYFASIAPQFVELRPGYAEVTFPKRREVLNHIGTVHAIALCNAAELAAGTMTDASIPAGHRWIPRGMTVEYLAKATGDVRAVADGSQIDWQATGNLVVPVVAYVDDKPVFRAEITMYVSQA